A genomic region of Metopolophium dirhodum isolate CAU chromosome 1, ASM1992520v1, whole genome shotgun sequence contains the following coding sequences:
- the LOC132934477 gene encoding uncharacterized protein LOC132934477, producing MAENLDDIEDIAVLALLLDEEEKINNNTKQKRLWVHDVWKKIKTEGEFATLYKELVDHETKFFEYFRMPQYSFNVLLHKIEHDIKKQDTFWREAITPRERLAVCLRFLATEDSFTTISFSYRLGHTTVYRIVIETCKSIVTNLMSEVMPQPTEERWKQIANDFWTNWNFPNCIGALDGKHVTIQAPPNTGSHFFNYKKTFSVVLLALVDAQYNFIAVDVGAYGKNSDGGILAHSNLGKSLENGSLNIPKDEFLPGTTISAPYVILGDEAFPLKTYLMRPYPGKQLDDSLKRIYNYRLCRTRRVVENCFGILAQKFRVYNRRIQSKPENCHPTKHSFEQIESDETDTERARNGYGTDKCKR from the exons ATGGCTGAGAACTTAGATGACATAGAAGATATAGCCGTCCTAGCATTGTTACtagatgaagaagaaaaaataaataataatacaaaacaaaaaagactTTGGGTTCACGAcgtatggaaaaaaataaaaacagaaggAGAATTTGCCACTTTATATAAAGAATTAGTGGATCATGAAAcgaaattttttgaatattttcgaaTGCCACAATACAGTTTCAACGTATTGTTGCATAAAATTGAAcatgatattaaaaaacaagACACTTTTTGGAGAGAGGCCATAACACCAAGAGAAAGACTGGCAGTTTGTTTAAG ATTTTTGGCTACAGAAGATTCCTTCACGACAATTTCATTTAGTTATCGTCTAGGTCATACAACTGTTTATAGAATTGTAATTGAAACTTGTAAAAGTATAGTAACAAATTTAATGTCAGAAGTAATGCCACAACCCACAGAAGAAAGATGGAAACAAATTGCAAATGATTTTTGGACCAATTGGAATTTTCCGAATTGTATAGGTGCGTTGGACGGAAAACACGTCACTATTCAAGCACCACCAAATACTggttcacatttttttaactataaaaaaacattttctgtcGTGTTACTTGCATTAGTTGATGCACAGTACAATTTTATAGCCGTAGACGTGGGCGCTTATGGAAAAAACAGTGATGGCGGAATATTAGCACACTCTAACTTGGGAAAATCGTTAGAAAATGGTTCGTTAAATATTCCAAAAGATGAATTTTTACCTGGAACCACCATTTCTGCTCCATACGTTATATTAGGAGACGAAGCGTTTCCTCTGAAAACGTACTTGATGCGACCATATCCAGGGAAGCAACTAGATGATTCCTTAAAACGAATTTACAATTATCGTCTTTGTAGAACTCGTAGAGTAGTGGAAAATTGCTTTGGGATTTTAGCACAAAAGTTTCGTGTTTATAACAGGAGGATACAATCGAAGCCAGAAAAt TGCCATCCGACAAAACATAGTTTTGAACAAATAGAATCGGACGAGACGGATACGGAACGGGCACGGAACGGGTACGGAACGGACAAGTGTAAAcgataa